The following proteins come from a genomic window of Ammospiza nelsoni isolate bAmmNel1 chromosome 6, bAmmNel1.pri, whole genome shotgun sequence:
- the GPR65 gene encoding psychosine receptor has product MNNSTACHDDHTLDKYLFPFVYSVVMMISIPINCISLYASCIQVRKKNELAVYIFSLSLADLLYSLILPLWIDYAWHGDDWRLSALLCQIFAFLTYMNFYTSAAFLACISLDRYLALVHPLKLQYLRTRRFSLIVSIIVWLLESIFNSVILVKKEVFNDPCNFTNHTLCYDNYPLKRWQANINLFRICSGYLVPLIIIVFCYQKIYQVVRCNQATVDEEKKKVKKLIVNITVTFIVCFTPYHVVLLIRSIKEPSTSDPHLLLLLYKVYRVTQAFTSLNCIADPILYCFVSETARTEIVNLLRYCLCLRKRGEDQVKAHALCSSATKNTALVTYRSSCETQTVKIS; this is encoded by the coding sequence ATGAACAACAGCACTGCATGCCATGATGATCACACCCTGGATAAGTATTTGTTTCCATTTGTGTACAGTGTTGTGATGATGATCAGTATTCCCATCAACTGCATATCCCTCTATGCATCTTGCATTCAGGTGAGGAAAAAGAATGAGTTAGCAGTCTACATCTTTAGCCTGTCCCTGGCTGACCTTTTGTACTCCTTGATTCTGCCTCTGTGGATTGATTATGCCTGGCATGGAGATGACTGGAGGCTCTCTGCCTTGCTTTGTCAGATTTTTGCCTTCCTTACGTATATGAATTTCTACACCAGCGCTGCGTTCCTTGCTTGCATCTCTCTTGACAGGTACCTGGCATTAGTTCACCCCTTGAAGCTCCAGTACTTGCGCACGAGAAGATTTTCATTGATTGTCAGCATAATTGTTTGGCTTCTGGAAAGCATCTTTAATTCTGTCATATTGGTGAAAAAAGAAGTATTCAATGATCCTTGCAATTTCACTAATCATACATTATGCTATGATAACTACCCCCTGAAAAGGTGGCAGGCGAACATAAATTTATTCCGGATATGCTCAGGGTACCTGGTCCCTTTGATAATCATTGTGTTTTGCTACCAAAAAATCTACCAAGTAGTGAGGTGTAACCAGGCCACAGtagatgaagaaaagaaaaaagtgaaaaaacttATTGTGAACATCACTGTTACTTTCATTGTTTGCTTCACTCCTTATCATGTTGTACTGCTTATCCGCAGCATCAAAGAACCTTCTACCTCTGACCCACATCTTTTGTTGCTGCTGTATAAGGTTTACAGAGTCACACAGGCCTTTACAAGTTTGAATTGCATCGCAGATCCCATTCTGTACTGCTTTGTGAGTGAAACTGCGCGGACAGAGATAGTGAATTTGCTCAGGTATTGCTTGTGCCTACGAAAGCGTGGGGAAGACCAAGTGAAAGCACATGCTCTGTGCAGTTCTGCTACAAAAAACACTGCACTGGTCACCTACAGAAGTTCCTGTGAAACACAGACGGTCAAAATTTCCTAA